A single region of the Chloroflexota bacterium genome encodes:
- a CDS encoding rhomboid family intramembrane serine protease, giving the protein MPAQFWTQPWTILTSIFLHTRFWHIFGNMITLYFFGTYFNRLVGERRFLIVYFVGGIIANIFLLLLSGLAPYSVALGASGAVFALAGALVMMQPRLPVIIFPIPIPMPLFVAVLGGFVILSFLPSVAWQAHLGGLVVGLIAGFIIRRRERYLLF; this is encoded by the coding sequence ATGCCAGCACAGTTTTGGACACAGCCTTGGACAATACTAACAAGTATATTTCTGCATACCAGGTTCTGGCACATATTTGGTAATATGATAACTCTTTACTTCTTCGGTACATATTTCAATCGCCTAGTTGGCGAAAGGCGCTTTTTGATAGTCTATTTCGTTGGTGGTATCATTGCCAATATTTTTCTATTGCTCCTATCGGGATTAGCACCGTACTCGGTAGCCCTAGGCGCCTCGGGGGCTGTCTTCGCTCTGGCGGGAGCGCTTGTGATGATGCAGCCACGGCTGCCAGTAATCATTTTCCCCATCCCTATTCCGATGCCCCTCTTCGTGGCCGTGCTCGGCGGGTTCGTCATTCTCTCCTTTTTGCCATCCGTCGCCTGGCAGGCACACCTCGGCGGGCTCGTTGTGGGGCTGATTGCCGGCTTCATTATCCGCAGAAGAGAACGATACCTCCTGTTTTAA
- a CDS encoding isoprenylcysteine carboxylmethyltransferase family protein codes for MAENLFIVLYLAGMVLGSTIRAWYGRKFRQDRKAIYRQEGLLVLLLASLWGIAILLPFFNLFTDWLDFAAYPLPGWAGWPGVAIFSVALWLLWRSHADLGRNWSVAAEVRERQTLVTSGVFKYMRHPMYSAHWLWGIAQALLVHNWISGLASLVIFISVYLLRVPREERVMLNEFGDEYRKYMKRTGRVLPRLWE; via the coding sequence ATGGCTGAAAATCTTTTTATCGTACTTTACCTGGCCGGCATGGTCCTGGGGTCGACCATCAGGGCCTGGTACGGAAGAAAGTTCCGACAGGACAGAAAAGCGATTTATCGGCAGGAAGGCCTGCTTGTTTTATTATTGGCGTCCCTGTGGGGAATCGCCATACTGCTGCCCTTCTTTAACCTGTTCACCGACTGGCTGGATTTCGCCGCGTATCCGCTTCCGGGCTGGGCGGGGTGGCCGGGCGTGGCCATCTTCAGCGTTGCCCTGTGGCTGCTCTGGAGGTCGCATGCCGATTTAGGTCGCAACTGGTCGGTGGCCGCGGAAGTCAGGGAAAGGCAGACGTTGGTCACCAGCGGCGTATTCAAATATATGAGGCATCCAATGTACTCGGCACACTGGCTGTGGGGAATCGCCCAGGCGCTGCTGGTACACAACTGGATTTCCGGCCTGGCCAGCCTCGTTATTTTCATTTCTGTGTATCTGCTGCGTGTTCCGCGCGAGGAACGGGTAATGCTCAACGAGTTCGGGGACGAGTATCGTAAGTATATGAAAAGAACCGGACGGGTTCTGCCACGCCTGTGGGAATAA